One part of the Phoenix dactylifera cultivar Barhee BC4 chromosome 4, palm_55x_up_171113_PBpolish2nd_filt_p, whole genome shotgun sequence genome encodes these proteins:
- the LOC103698174 gene encoding indole-3-acetaldehyde oxidase-like: MSPEQEEEEVTVMAAKKREVVERSLVFAVNGERFELSRVDPNTTLLEFLRTKTRFKGAKLACGEGGCGACVILLSTYDPVHNRVEEFAVSSCLTLLCSINFCSVMTTEGLGNSNDGFHPIHQRFSGFHASQCGFCTPGMCMSLFSALVKADKSNRPEPPDGFSKLTASEAEKAIAGNLCRCTGYRPILDACKSFAADVDLEDLGLNSFWKKGEKHALVGRLPYHSRNGVCTFPEYLKSEVKSSLDALNNSDYTSLAEGCWYCPYSVDGLYKLLNSETFSGCRVKMVVGNTGSGVYKELDLYDKYIDLRGIPELSVIRRKNKGIEIGAAITISRAIEVLKEDCERILFSSQRLVFAKIADHMNKVASQFVRNTASLGGNLIMTQRSQLPSDIATILLAAGSTVCIQMAAERLVLTLEEFFERPPCDYRTLLLSIYIPCWNYTSNASSEIKESVDSKATKESYLLFETFRAAPRPLGNAVAYLNSAFLAQISLDKISGNLVIDNLRLAFGAYGSEYAIRARKVENFLVGKPVTASILLEAIRLLREAIIPKEGTPHPSYRSSLAVSFLFDFLHPLAKDLAEPKKNIHVDVFNAAARAEYPIDSLNEAVHVSPDKASTYANNGRFDNCDTLLLSKQVMKFSKDYNPVGEPIKKVGAEIQASGEAVYVDDIPSPKDCLYGAFIYSTKPLAHIKGISFRSSLASNKLITFISFKDIPKGGQNIGSMTMFGTEPLFASSLSEYSGQPLGLVIAETQGLANMCAKQADVSYSTENLEAPILSIEEAVRKSSFFEVPPFIYPKQVGDFSQGMAEADHKILSAEIKLGSQYYFYMETQTTLAVPDEDNCIMVYSSNQCPEAAQQVIGKCLGIPFHNVRIITRRVGGGFGGKAARALPVATACALAAYKLRRPVRMYLDRKTDMIMAGGRHPMKINYSVGFKCDGKVTALHIDLLINAGISEDVSPIMPHNIIEALKKYNWGALSFDVKVCRTNVSTKSAMRGPGEVQGSFIAEAVIEHVASALSVDANSIRRKNLHTFESLKLFFEGCEGEASEYTLPSIFDKLALSASYHHHVEMIQEFNSRNKWRKRGISCVPIIHKVMLRPTPGKVSVLNDGSIIVEVGGIELGQGLWTKVKQMAAFALGQLCADGGQYLLERVRVIQADTLSLIQGGWTAGSTTSESSCEAVCLSCNVLVERLKPLKKRLEEQMGFVSWEPLIFQANLEAVNLSASTYFVPDYTSRSYLNFGAAVSEVEIDLLTGATTILQSDLTYDCGQSLNPAVDLGQIEGAFVQGVGFYMYEEYLTNADGLVVSDGTWTYKVPTVDTIPKQFNVEILNSGHHQKRVLSSKASGEPPLLLAASVHCATREAIRAARLELFSCTESEGSPSIFQLEVPATMPIVKELCGLDNVDRYLETFLSDS; this comes from the exons ATCCACCAGAGGTTCTCTGGCTTTCATGCCTCTCAATGTGGCTTTTGTACACCTGGCATGTGCATGTCTCTTTTCTCTGCCCTTGTCAAGGCAGATAAATCCAATAGGCCTGAGCCTCCAGATGGGTTCTCAAAGCTCACAGCATCTGAAGCAGAGAAGGCTATTGCAGGCAATCTGTGCCGATGTACTGGTTATCGACCCATCTTAGATGCTTGCAAGAGCTTTGCAGCTGATGTTGATTTGGAAGATCTGGGGCTCAATTCTTTTTGGAAGAAAGGGGAGAAACATGCACTTGTTGGCCGATTGCCATATCACAGCCGTAATGGGGTCTGCACTTTTCCAGAATACTTAAAATCTGAAGTTAAATCCTCGCTGGATGCCTTGAACAATTCTGATTATACAAGCTTGGCAGAGGGTTGTTGGTATTGCCCTTATAGTGTTGATGGGCTTTATAAACTACTGAATTCTGAGACATTCAGTGGATGCCGTGTTAAGATGGTTGTTGGCAATACTGGTTCTGGTGTTTACAAGGAACTAGATTTGTATGACAAATATATTGATCTGAGAGGGATCCCAGAGCTCTCAGTCATCAGAAGGAAAAACAAAGGCATTGAAATTGGAGCAGCCATAACAATTTCTAGGGCTATTGAAGTGTTGAAAGAAGACTGTGAACGTATATTATTTTCATCCCAAAGATTGGTTTTTGCTAAAATTGCTGATCATATGAATAAGGTGGCTTCACAATTTGTTCGAAATACAGCAAGCTTGGGTGGAAATCTGATCATGACACAGAGGAGTCAATTGCCGTCGGACATTGCCACAATACTTCTTGCTGCCGGTTCAACTGTTTGTATACAGATGGCTGCAGAAAGACTAGTTCTTACACTAGAGGAGTTCTTTGAGAGGCCTCCATGTGACTACAGAACTCTACTGTTGAGCATATATATTCCTTGTTGGAATTATACTAGCAATGCATCTTCTGAGATTAAGGAATCTGTTGATTCTAAAGCTACAAAAGAATCCTATTTGCTATTTGAAACATTTAGAGCAGCTCCTCGCCCTCTTGGAAATGCTGTTGCTTATCTCAATTCTGCTTTTTTAGCTCAGATTTCCTTAGATAAAATATCAGGCAATCTTGTTATAGATAACCTACGGTTGGCTTTTGGTGCTTATGGGAGTGAATATGCTATCAGAGCAAGGAAAGTTGAGAATTTTTTAGTGGGTAAACCTGTTACTGCATCTATTCTACtcgaagcaattagattgcttaGAGAAGCTATTATACCAAAAGAAGGCACTCCACATCCCTCCTACAGATCAAGTCTGGCTGTTTcttttctatttgattttcttcATCCACTAGCCAAGGACTTGGCAGAGCCTAAAAAGAATATACATGTAGATGTATTTAATGCTGCTGCTAGGGCTGAATATCCAATAGACAGTCTTAATGAAGCTGTTCATGTTTCACCTGATAAGGCATCAACTTATGCAAATAATGGTCGATTCGACAACTGTGATACACTTTTATTGTCCAAGCAAGTGATGAAATTTAGCAAGGATTATAATCCAGTGGGTGAACCAATTAAGAAAGTTGGAGCTGAAATTCAAGCATCTG GTGAAGcagtgtatgtggatgacattcctTCTCCAAAAGATTGTCTTTATGGTGCATTCATCTATAGCACAAAACCTTTGGCTCATATAAAGGGCATCAGCTTCAGGTCTTCTCTGGCATCAAATAAACTCATTACATTTATTTCTTTCAAAGACATTCCAAAAGGAGGACAGAACATTGGGTCTATGACTATGTTTGGAACTGAACCATTATTTGCTAGTTCTCTTAGTGAATATTCTGGTCAGCCACTTGGTCTTGTG ATTGCAGAGACACAGGGACTCGCCAACATGTGTGCCAAGCAAGCAGATGTTAGTTACAGCACAGAAAATTTAGAAGCACCCATTCTATCAATTGAAGAGGCTGTCAGAAAATCCAGTTTTTTTGAGGTCCCTCCTTttatttatcctaaacaagttgGTGATTTCTCCCAAGGAATGGCTGAAGCTGATCACAAGATTCTCTCAGCTGAG ATTAAACTTGGTTCTCAGTATTACTTTTACATGGAGACTCAAACAACTCTAGCTGTACCAGATGAAGATAATTGCATAATGGTCTACAGTTCAAATCAGTGCCCTGAGGCTGCACAGCAAGTAATTGGAAAGTGCCTAGGAATTCCCTTTCACAATGTCCGTATTATTACAAGAAGAGTCGGAGGAGGTTTTGGTGGGAAGGCTGCAAGAGCATTACCT GTGGCAACTGCATGTGCACTTGCGGCGTATAAGTTGCGGCGTCCTGTTCGAATGTACCTTGATCGCAAAACTGATATGATAATGGCAGGAGGGAGACATCCGATGAAAATAAATTACTCTGTTGGTTTCAAATGTGATGGAAAGGTTACAGCTTTGCATATAGATCTCTTAATTAATGCAGGCATATCTGAAGATGTGAGCCCAATAATGCCACATAACATAATAGAAGCATTGAAGAAATACAATTGGGGTGCTCTTTCATTTGATGTGAAGGTCTGCAGGACAAATGTTTCGACAAAATCAGCCATGCGGGGCCCTGGAGAGGTACAAGGATCTTTTATTGCTGAAGCTGTTATTGAACATGTTGCATCAGCCCTTTCTGTTGATGCCAATTCTATTAGACGAAAGAATCTTCACACCTTTGAGAGCCTCAAGTTGTTCTTTGAAGGTTGTGAGGGAGAAGCTTCCGAATATACTTTACCGtctatttttgataaattgGCTCTATCTGCGAGCTATCACCACCATGTTGAAATGATTCAAGAGTTTAATAGTCGCAACAAATGGAGAAAACGGGGAATTTCCTGTGTACCTATCATACATAAAGTGATGCTAAGGCCAACTCCAGGGAAAGTATCTGTTCTCAATGATGGTTCAATCATTGTTGAAGTTGGAGGGATTGAGTTAGGCCAAGGGCTCTGGACAAAGGTGAAGCAGATGGCAGCATTTGCTCTTGGACAACTGTGTGCTGATGGAGGTCAGTACCTTCTGGAGAGGGTGCGTGTTATTCAGGCAGATACTTTGAGTTTGATACAAGGTGGATGGACTGCCGGGAGCACCACATCGGAGTCAAGCTGTGAAGCTGTTTGTCTTTCCTGCAATGTCCTGGTTGAAAGACTAAAACCTCTAAAGAAGAGATTGGAAGAACAAATGGGTTTTGTTTCATGGGAACCTTTAATTTTTCAG GCAAATCTGGAAGCTGTCAATTTGTCAGCAAGTACGTATTTTGTCCCAGACTATACGTCTAGAAGCTACCTAAATTTTGGAGCTGCTGTAAGCGAG GTGGAGATAGATCTCCTTACAGGAGCTACAACAATCTTGCAGAGTGATCTTACCTATGATTGTGGCCAGAGCTTAAATCCTGCGGTTGATTTGGGACAG ATTGAAGGTGCCTTTGTTCAAGGAGTTGGTTTCTATATGTACGAAGAATACTTGACAAATGCAGATGGATTGGTTGTTTCAGATGGTACATGGACATACAAGGTCCCAACTGTTGACACCATCCCAAAACAGTTTAATGTAGAGATACTAAACAGTGGACATCATCAAAAGCGTGTTCTCTCCTCGAAGG CTTCTGGGGAGCCACCTCTACTTCTGGCAGCCTCAGTTCATTGTGCGACAAGAGAAGCCATCAGAGCAGCAAGATTGGAGTTATTTTCTTGCACTGAATCTGAAGGTTCCCCATCAATATTCCAATTGGAGGTTCCTGCAACCATGCCGATAGTTAAGGAGCTATGCGGGCTGGACAATGTAGATAGATACTTGGAAACTTTTTTGTCTGATTCATGA